From Halorussus salinus:
ACGGCGTCGATAACCTCCTGCCGTGAAAATCCATCTTCGAGAATCCGCATCGCGTCTTGCTCACGGACGCCGAAGCGATTGGTGAGCGCGTTCCGCCGGGCTTCATCCTCAACGAGTTCCTCGAACGCCACGAACTCCTCAGGGTCGGCGGAGATCGCCTGCTGGATGAACTCACGGTCATCGGGTTCGTAGTCAATGACGCGCCTCTCGAACTCGTCGGCAACGATGTGGAGCGGATATGTGCCGTGTTCTTCGACGTGGACGAGCGCCTGACTGTACCCGAGGTCGTCCTTGCCAGCGTCGGCATGCCGGACGTACTTGCGTTGCTCACGAGTCAGCCCAATCTTCTCAGCTATTTCGTCATCCAATTCCGGCAGTTTATGGAAGACCTTGATTGGGCACATTCCGAGGATTTTCTCGGCTTGCTCGGCCTCGTAGAACTCTTGAATCGTCTGGGAGAGCAAGACCATCCGAAGGCCAGCGTGGCGTTGGTGGCGGAACGCTGTTTCGAGGAAATCGAGATTCGCTTGATCCTCGAAGAGATAATGCGCCTCGTCGATGGCAAGTTCGACGTTTCGGTCGGTCTTTTTCGCCTGTTGGTAGACCGTCGTGAGGAGTAACTGCATCAGGAACGTCTGGCGGTTGATACCTGACGCCGTCCCCTCGATTTGGCCGAGGTCGATATAGACCACCTTGTTGTCGCCTTCGAGAACGTCGACCTCGGAGCGCTGTGAGAGATTCTCGTATGCACCGCCCTCTTGGAACGGTTGGAGTGCAATCGCAAGTTCATCGGCGTACTGGGCGGCGCGCTCGCGGGCAGACTCCGACGTGGCGATGTTATGCTCGTCGGGGTTCTTCGCGATGTCCGCGAGAATTCGATGGACGTCCGTCATCGTCGGCGAGTTCTCGGGCGTGTGCGTCGAAACGTCACCCTCGACGACACCGGCTTGCCGGTAGGCCTCGTCAATGACATACGAGAGGGCGCCCGTTTCGGTCCCAAGGTCGATATCGCGGGCGGTCAGGAAGTTCTCAAGCACCGCGTACACTTCGTCTTTCTTCGCAGACAATGGCGAGATACCGTCGGCAGATTCGAGGACCTCCTGTGGTGTCTCTCGAATCTCCAGCGGATTCAGTCGTGTGTCGCCACCCACCGTAATCGTCTTCGCATCGAGCGCGTCGGCGAGTCCCTTGAACCCACCAACGGGGTCAATCATCACAAGCATCGTCTCCTGCTGGCGCTTCATCAGCCGGAGGTGGCGCATTATGTCGCCGAACGTCTTCCCAGCGCCGGGCATGCCGACGACAAGTTCGCTATGGCCGGTTTCGAGGTCCCACGGATTGATTTGGACGGGAGAACCGTTGTGACCGTGGTACCCATACTCGACGCCCTCCTCCATCATCAAGTAGTTCGAGGAGAACGGGAACATCGCGCCGATGGCCTGATTGGTCATTGTGGACATCCGGTCGCGCCCGAGTTCGTTCGCGCCGAGTGGTGACACCGTCGCAAGCCCCTTCTCTTGCCAACGGTTCGCCACCTTGAGCGTGCAATTCGCGGGCGCATCCTTGACAATCGATCGGAGGCGCTTCGTCTGATTGTCGAGTTCCTGCTTGCTCTCAGCAGAGAGACGGATGAAGACGCCACCCCGGTAGAACGACGCCTTGTTCGCGCGGACGAGCGAGCGCATGAACTTCCCGCGGTCGATATCCTCCTGTAGGTCCTCGGCTTTGAGGCTGTTCGCGTCGTACTGGTTGACTTTCAAGTCCGAAATCCAGTCGGCCATCATGTCCTCGGCCGATTGTGTGTCGAACGGGTCGAGGTGAATACTGACGTCCGTCTGGAGATCAGTCTCCAACAGGAGTCGCTCGAACATCCCATTGGCAGGTTTCTCGGGGAACTGCTCAATCCAGAACGTTCGGACGTACGTCTCGTCGTTGAGAACCGCATAGGTTGTCTCCCAGTCAACAGCAGATGGCGCGATGACCGACTGGTGCATCGTTGAGGCGTCATCGAGACGGTCCTCAGAGGCGACATTCGTCTCGGTGGCCTCGCTGTCGTCCATTGCATCAATAATGCTATCCGGGGAGGGATTCGACGGGACGTCGTCGCTGAGACCGTGTGCGACAACCGGGAACGTCCCGATGGCGTTCGCGATATCGTCGTACTCCTCGGTGTGGCCTGTCCAGTATTCGTTCGTCACGCGAGCAAGATCGTAAGCATCAACGGGACTCACTGAACAGCGGTAGAGTGACGACCCACCACGACGAATCTGGCCGAGACGCGATTCCAACTGGTCTTCCTTCAGGTGGTCGCGTTCGGCCTCGGAGAGACCGTCAGACTGGAACCCGCCAAACGCACGTCCCAGAACGGGAACGTCCGCGAGGTAGGCAAGGACACTATCGCCGGTCTCGTCAAGTTGTTCGACGTCGGCGTCACGGACGGCCGTAATGATGTAGTATTCTCGGATGGTCGTGCTTTCGGAGTCGATATCGCCGTTCTGGTTGGTGTTGGTGGTGATGTACTCTTCGAGTAGTCGTTTGAGGACCGGCCGAGAACGAACGTCGGCGTCACCAAGGCGTTGCTGGTGTTCGCGGACGGTATCGTCTTGGTCAACCTCCCGACTCGTAATGTAGAACTTCACGGGGAAGTCGAGGGTTGCATTGACGAACTCAGAGAGGGACTCGACGGCCTTCGCCCACGCTTCGTCGTCTTCGAGCGCCATGTTCGCTGGTTCGACTTTCATCGCACCGACGAGCGCGCCGTCCGACCGCTCGATAGCGTGCGGGAAGACTTGCCCGACGCGGGTCAAGTAGCGGACCTCGCTGTTGTCCTCGCCGTGGGTGTACTCTTTGTTCTTGACCGCCCAGCCAAGGCGTGCGGCCAGCCATTCGGTCAGCCAGAGGTGGGAAGGCTTCACCTTGTGGAGTAGCCCGAGGAGAAGACTGAGCGTGGTACCAAGTCCGAGGATGGGTATCGTGAGGGTGGCTGGGACGAGTGCTGCGCCGATGAGCGTGACGAACGCGACGCCGATGAACAGCATGAGTTCGCCGATGGTGTAGCCGCGGAAGAACGCGGTCGTCCCGCCGAGCGACTGATGGATTCGTCGTGCACTATACTCGTAGTCGTCAGTTTTGGTACTCATAGGAAATTACCACCGTGACACCTTGTGCTTCGTCTTCCGGAACGCCTGCTTCGACCGGGTCTTCGCAGTCTGTGTTGCTTGTGTTACGTCTGCTTTCGCTTGGTCACGCATCCGGCCGGACTCCGACTTCCGGAGGTCGTTATAGCGGCCAGCGTGTGTTTTCGCGGATTGAGCAGACGACCCGAGTTTGTAGGCGTTCGAGTCGCCGCTCCCGAGTTGCGTCTGTCCACCCTTCGTGACCGGCCCGTGTGCGTTCTGAGCGTACCCACGGTGGACGTTGCGGGCACCGCGAACCGATTTGCCAGTTCCCTTCCTTGCGGCAGTCTTCGCTTTCGGCGCACCTCTTGCAGTCGTCTGTGTGCCTGAATGAGCGATCCGTTGGAGTGTTGGGGCACTCCAATAGACCGTCAGAATACTCGCAATGCAGGCTGCGGGGATAAGCGAAAGACCGAGAATCAACGCGAACAACGCACTCAATCCACTAGCTGGATCGGTCTGCCAGCCGAGGCGGAATAGAGCTGCTGCTGGAACTCCAGCGATGATAAGACCGGGATAGATGCTTGCGGTTCGGCGAGCAGTATTGGATATGGAGCTAAGGGGCCACACGTCTACCGCCCACAGAACACCGAGTAATGGCATTAGCGGCGTCAGAACGATTATCCCGAGCCAGCGGAGGCCGTAAACGAATGCGGCCAGGAGAAGTAATATGTTCTCGACAAAGGCGATTACTAACACAGCGATTAAACCGCCAAGTCCAGCTTTTGTCAGCTGACCAAACCCAGAGGACATCTGCTCAATTGGAGCGAGCGTCATCCCAACCGCGTTCACGAACTGGAGTGGAATCGAGACGAGCGGGAACCAAACGAACGACCCAAGAAATACAATGCCAATCCGTCGAAGGAGTCGCTTGCGGCGATATTCACTAATCGAACCTGCACGAAGCCCAATGAAGGCAAGCGCGACGAGCAACAGCATAATCGCTAATGGGAGGATATACGGGAGGTAGAAATCTTGGTAAATCGAGTTCCAAGGATCGTTCGACGGAGCATTCACGACGATGTACCGTGAATCGGATTCAGGAGCAGGAACGCCGATTATCGGTTGCAGGAGGGCTTGGAAGAGATCCTCTGCGAGTCCAAGCAGTCCATCCCTTACGTCGGTGAGAACGTCCGTGATGGCATTCTCAATCTCGTTTTCTAGCCATCCCATATTCAGGTATCGCTCCCGTTCGTCGTCTGGGTTTGATTAGTCGTCTCGCTATCGAGGATGTTGAGTTCACAAGCACCCTTCTTTCCCCCGTACTTAATTGTCTCCGAGTATGTTGGATTGGAACCCGGCTGAATGACGGTAGTCAATTGGAGTGTTTTTGTGTCGATTGTCTCGCATTCAATGGCAGAGGCCCCGACTAGCCCCCCACTCGTTTCGTAGACTGGTGGTGTCGAGTAGACGGTAGTCGTCTCTTCGGGTGGGAGAACTATCGAATGGTCGAACGTCTGCTCATTCTCATCTGTCCGGAGGACAAACGGAGCGTTTTGCCATCGAGTCTGTTTGAGTATTGCTGGCCCGTTTCCCGTGTTCTCCAGTCGGAACGCAGCGTGTTCCTCCCAGTTGTTTGCAGACTTGTCCCAGTCCATCTCGGGGTGCTTTTTCGCCCATCGGAAGTCGGTAAGTGTTACACGAGGAGTAAGGTCGACACTCACTTCTCCAAGTATTTCATCGTCCTTGGCAGCGACAAGTCGGTGTGTTCCGGGGATATAGCTCTCAGTAGTCTCGCCAACGAGGTGGAGATACGTCTGCTTCGCATCCGGCGATACTCTTGACTCCGCAAAGAGGCCACCATTTGGTCCAAAGAGGCGTACCCAGTCAGCAGGTGTATCGCTATCAAGCGCAGTTACGAGTTTTCCCCCATCGACTTCGACATCTGCGAATACAGCAGACTGTGATGCAGGTGACTCGGTCGTTGGGTTGGAGCTATTGTTCGATGTGTCGTCTGGAGAGGGTTGATTGGTACATCCAGCAAGTACAACGAGGGCACCACTAACCCCGCTAAGGAGTGTTCGACGGTCAATTCGTCTTTCGTGTTTCGGTGTATTCGTGTCGTTAGTCATGTTCTGTTTGAGAGTCCGAGCAATGCGCCGCCAGATATGTAGTCGAAGCCGAAGAGCAGGACAGCAACAGGGAGGAACCAGAGTATCGTCACGACGACGAGTTGGATGAGCGACTGAGCGTCCGGAAAGTCGGCAGGAAGCGTCGTAACATCAGTCGATTTCGTATACGGTTTCTCGGCCTGCCACCACGCTGTTGGGGTATACTCCCCGCGAACGACGGACTCCGGGTTCGAGAGGGTCACAACCCCGATTCCACTACTATTCAGGGCGGTCGTCTGATTCCTGATGTGGACACGGCCAGTCGTAACGGCATCTCCGGTCGAGTTCTCCGTCACTCTTGCCTGGACGACTGCGTGGGTAGCATTGGCTTCGATGACGGTCACGGTGAGATTCGTCTCGCGAACGGTCTGTTGCTCGGTGAGCGAGACTGTTCGTGATTGGCCTCGAACGATACCGTGGACTGTGACCTCGCGGAAGTCGCGCGCGTCCAAGGTTGTGGAACTCAGCGCGACCGAATCCGCATTCACGTACGGGTCGGCCGATTCAAGATCAATGTTCCGTGGGAGCGACGGCCCTGTCTGTTCTGTGCCCCACGCTTCTTCGATGACGAGTGGGCGTTTCCCATCGTCGTTGGGGTCAGTTGGAACGGACGGTGTCTGCTGACTCGGGAATGCGTGAACCTGGACTGGGCGTACCGACGATTCAGCACGTGACGTGTTGGTTGCAGTTCGCGTGACCATCGTCTGCCATCCGGCGCGTCCGGTCGTGTAGAACCACCAGTTGCTCCGTGCTCGAACATCGTCGCTGACCGTGATTCTCGACCACTCAGTACTCGGATGGACGACCGCACCGGTTCGGTTCTCGTTAGTTTCAAACTGGACACGATTGCCCGTAGCTTGAGTGAGTTGTGTGACAGAGACGTTCTGAAAGGTCGACACCGTTTTCGACGCTTCGACGGATTCGACATCGCGGGTCCACCCGCCATCACAACCGGTACCCGTCTGGTTCCAACTCGGACAATCGAGCGTAACGTGACGGAGTTGTACCGAAATAGTAGCCGTGACAGTCAGTTGCTGCGAGCCTGAGAGGTCGGTGTACTGGAGTGTCGCTTGGTGGCCGCGACCAGTATCGAGCGATTGTCCGTCTGCTGTGAGCCTGATGGACTCGATCTTGGTTTGGTCGATTGACCAGCGGTCACGCTCCGACCCAGTTCGATCATCCTGTGGAACGGCGACTCGGTAATCGCTAACTGCGCGAACTGTGCCGTCCGGCGAAACATACCGTGTCGTCTCATTCCCTCGGTGAAGGATTGTCGACGGTTGGATAGCGAAGATGCTGACGTATGCATCTTTGATGTACACGCCATCCATGAGGGATGCTCCCTCCGGATGGACTGACGAACGCTGATTGCCGGGTGTGTAATCGTCGAAGTCACCGCGGTTCCAGTTATCGACTGCCTGCGGTGGGCGAGTGAATGGTATGTCTGTCGACTGGGCAAGCCGTCGAGTGAACTCGCTCCGAGAACCGACGTTCGCATCCCCGAAATCGTCGGCGGAGAGATTCCCGTTGTCGGTGTCTTCCGACCAGAGACGCTGGAACGTGCTGTTGTTCACACCGTAGTCAGGCCCGTCGTCAGGGATTGCCGAGTCGGAGTTAGCTGGTGTCGCGGCCTGCACGGTTCCTGCGATACTGATGGTGCTACTGCTCACGAGAAGCAGGGCAAGCACGGCGGGTATCGCATGGCGGACAGACATTCGTTCGAGGACTGCCAAGGGATTCAGTATCGGTTCACGTGGGTTAGAATGGCTTGACGCAGTCTGAGAAGCCAAAGCCCATCTGACTACCAATCTTGTCGATGAGTTCGGGTGAGACGAGGGCAAGCACGACGATGCCGAAGCCGATGCCAGACATGACGAGTTTCTCTTTCGCCTCGTTCTGTTTCTCGGGATTGCCCCCCGCACGCATATACGAGAGGCCAGCCTTCCCAGTATAGTAGCCCGTTGCGGGAAGTCCAAGCCCGGCGACCGCGCTGAACACGAGATCAATACCTGTTGCGACGCCAGTATTACAGTACACGTCACCAACTTGGCTCTGTGCAGCGGCGGGGCCGACAGCAGCGATAAAGAACGCAAGCCCCATTGCAAGGGTCGTCACTCGCGGAGAGCTGCGGGTTATAATTGCTGTGAAGTGGTGTCTCCGTTGGGACGCAGAGTGGGAGTCGTCACGTGAACACTCGGCCGATACCTCAATTGTCGGGTCTGACGGTTGTTCATTCATAGGGTTGGCTTCTCACCTGAACGCGGTCGTGTTGGTCGTCCAACTGCGGACCAATACCTAGATCGGCAGAGTTGTGACTACGAGATCAGCGGTATGGCGTATTGTTCCGCGGTCGAGTGACCGCGATTCGGCGGTAGTTCGTGGTGCTGGTCAGGGTACTATATACCTTCTGTTCGGTCAATAATAGTCAGTATTATTCTAGAAGTTCCGGAGATAATGCTGTAGAGGAACGCATCCGACCATAGAGGATACATCACCAATGACAAGATATCTGGTTAATGATTTTCGACAATACAGTAGTACTGGCCGACATACGTAGGCCTTCTCTCAAAACAGCAGCAAACAAGATTCTGACCTGCAAGTTCCGGCGAGTAGCCAGTACCTACGTCAAAACCGTCACCCTCATCGTTTGAGTGCATTGAGGACGCGACAACACGCAGACGGCGTACTCCGAGCGCGGACAATAGGGTCATATATCCACCAACAGGGTCCTCAAGTTGTGCAAGGCGAACTTCGCCCTGATAACGAGCGAGACGTTCGTCAGCGCAGCCGACACGAGCCGCCGCATCTGCGAGAATCCGTCGGACAAGTTCCAATCGTAAATCGCCTTGAGTGCCGTCCGAATCGATTCGATAGCTGCGAGCGCACCGTCCAAATGTCCGCCACATTGGAACCATCCACAACCACAGCCACTTACACGTGGTAAATCGCCTCGGGGTCAAGCCCCGAGGCTTTCGCGTGGACTCCCGTTCTATGCCTCAGCCGAGGCAGGGGGTACGTACTCCCCACTCACGTTCAACGTCCCGCGATTCAAGCGCACATCTACGGGTGCGCCTCCATCGTCTGCGTTTTGCCGACGACGGAGATACTGCAAACCGATGTTCTTCGAGGCGTTGTAATCGGCGTGGTTCTCATACCCGCATTGCTGACACTCGAACGACTCTCTGTCACGGTTATCGTCGTGGGTAAACCCACACGTCGAACAACGCTTGGACGTATTTCGAGGGTCTACTTGGGCGACTTCGACGCCGTGTTCTTTGGCCTTGTAATCGACGTACTGGTAGAGGCGTCGGAACGCCCAGACGTGTTGCCACGTCGCTTCGGGAATATTCTCCCGAATGTGGGTCAACTCCTCGAACACGATGTGCGAACAGTCGTTCGAGACAGCTTCCTCGATAAGTTCGTTCGCCGCCGTGTGCAAGTGTATCTCGAACCGCCCGTACTCCTTCTGTCCGACTGATTCGATGTTCTCGTGGGCGTGGCGAGAGCCACACTGCTGGAGCGAGGCCCGACGTTTTTCGTACTCTCGTCTCCAGTGGTTGAACTCGTCTGCCGACCAGAATCGCCCCGTCGAAGCGACCGCGAGGTTGTTGACGCCCAAATCCACACCAAGGACTGTTCTGTGCTTGGACTCGGATTCGGACGTTTCCTCGTCTGCTTCGACGTTCCGCATCGAGGCGTGGAGATACCAGTCACCATCACGATACTGCAAGTGAGCCATCCGAAACTCGAAATCCTCGTCGGAGACGTATTTGGTCGGCGGAGTCTCCGAATCGTCGGGGAGGATGTAATCGCACTCGACGCGCCCGTCTACGGTGGAAAGGGAAACGTGGTCGCGGTGGAACGTCGCACTCCGCTTGTCGTACACCGCGCTATCGGCAGAAAAGTGCGGTTGCGATGTGTTCTCGTCACGTTTGAGGCGTTCAACTCCGCTTTTGACGGCTTCGACCGCTCTGCGAATCCCTTTCTGGACGAGGTTCGCGGTAAGGTCGGTTTCGTTGCGGAGTCGGTCGTAGAGGGCGCGTTCGGCTTTGGCTTTCGAGGTGACGTGGTATCCGTCGTCGCCGTGCCAGCACCATTCGCTCGCGGTGTTGGCGCAGTGTTTGAACTGCTCGACAGTCTCTCGAAGGGAGTCGTCGGCTCCGTCGGGAGTGTCGAGTTTGATGACGGCGGTACGACGGTATTCCACTGTGTTTTCACATATACGGACTATGTTACTTGTACGTTTGGGAGCCGGTCTGCATCGTAGCGTAATTTGTGTCATCGGTTGTCGGCTTCCTCCCCGACCTCAAGGGTCGGGGCATCCGCCTTGTACCGCCTGTGAAAATACTCCTCGAAAACTACCCCGAACTGTTAGCAGACCTTCAAAAAGCAGCCTGTGACGATGACACAGAAATAAGTGAAAGCTAAACTACACTTCTTACCCTCTCTAAAATAGGATTTCCAGCAGCGGGTAGTTTTTAACTGAGTAACATTAATAAGGACAGAGTTGTGCGGTTTACTTGATGTTTGAACGGGTAGAAAACGAGGTGGCAATTATAGAACGCAACCTTGGCGTCTTAGAGGCGGTCATCGAATACAAGCCAGTTGGACTTACTACGTTAGACAACCGTCTTTCCTATCCAAAACATAAAATCCGCTATTCACTTCGAATCCTCGAATCGAAGAACCTCGTAGAATCGACTTCATCAGGCGTCACCACGACCGACTATGTCCCAGAGTTTCAAGCTGAGATGAACTGCGGAATAGAAGACATCAGTCAGACACTGGAACGTCTTCAATTGGTTTGTCAACCGGACTTTGAGTCTGTCTCGGAATCTGCGACCGCCGACTAACTACTTCGTCTCTTTAATCGTATTATCGTATCTTTTATTACTGTCTTCTTGGGCTGTTTCAGTATGGTAGAGAACAAGCGAGTGCTTGTGACTGGCGGTGCTGGGTTTATCGGATCGAACCTCGCAAACTCCTTAGCCGAATCAAACGACGTCATTGCTCTCGACAATGGGTATCTCGGCACCCCAGAAAATCTTAAGGATGATGTTGAGTTCCACGATCGGAGTGTCGTCGAAGACGATCTCCCCACGGATGTGGACGTTGTGTTCCATCTTGCAGCGCTCTCTTCATATGCGATGCACGAGGAGAACCCGACGAAGGGTGCTCGGGTGAACATTGAGGGATTCGTGAATGTTGTCGAACAAGCCCGTCAGGATGGCTGTGAC
This genomic window contains:
- a CDS encoding VirB4 family type IV secretion system protein gives rise to the protein MSTKTDDYEYSARRIHQSLGGTTAFFRGYTIGELMLFIGVAFVTLIGAALVPATLTIPILGLGTTLSLLLGLLHKVKPSHLWLTEWLAARLGWAVKNKEYTHGEDNSEVRYLTRVGQVFPHAIERSDGALVGAMKVEPANMALEDDEAWAKAVESLSEFVNATLDFPVKFYITSREVDQDDTVREHQQRLGDADVRSRPVLKRLLEEYITTNTNQNGDIDSESTTIREYYIITAVRDADVEQLDETGDSVLAYLADVPVLGRAFGGFQSDGLSEAERDHLKEDQLESRLGQIRRGGSSLYRCSVSPVDAYDLARVTNEYWTGHTEEYDDIANAIGTFPVVAHGLSDDVPSNPSPDSIIDAMDDSEATETNVASEDRLDDASTMHQSVIAPSAVDWETTYAVLNDETYVRTFWIEQFPEKPANGMFERLLLETDLQTDVSIHLDPFDTQSAEDMMADWISDLKVNQYDANSLKAEDLQEDIDRGKFMRSLVRANKASFYRGGVFIRLSAESKQELDNQTKRLRSIVKDAPANCTLKVANRWQEKGLATVSPLGANELGRDRMSTMTNQAIGAMFPFSSNYLMMEEGVEYGYHGHNGSPVQINPWDLETGHSELVVGMPGAGKTFGDIMRHLRLMKRQQETMLVMIDPVGGFKGLADALDAKTITVGGDTRLNPLEIRETPQEVLESADGISPLSAKKDEVYAVLENFLTARDIDLGTETGALSYVIDEAYRQAGVVEGDVSTHTPENSPTMTDVHRILADIAKNPDEHNIATSESARERAAQYADELAIALQPFQEGGAYENLSQRSEVDVLEGDNKVVYIDLGQIEGTASGINRQTFLMQLLLTTVYQQAKKTDRNVELAIDEAHYLFEDQANLDFLETAFRHQRHAGLRMVLLSQTIQEFYEAEQAEKILGMCPIKVFHKLPELDDEIAEKIGLTREQRKYVRHADAGKDDLGYSQALVHVEEHGTYPLHIVADEFERRVIDYEPDDREFIQQAISADPEEFVAFEELVEDEARRNALTNRFGVREQDAMRILEDGFSRQEVIDAVLTASLSNGVADSTARADGSGVPTEHDSAETSTENTNNV
- a CDS encoding RNA-guided endonuclease InsQ/TnpB family protein; this translates as MEYRRTAVIKLDTPDGADDSLRETVEQFKHCANTASEWCWHGDDGYHVTSKAKAERALYDRLRNETDLTANLVQKGIRRAVEAVKSGVERLKRDENTSQPHFSADSAVYDKRSATFHRDHVSLSTVDGRVECDYILPDDSETPPTKYVSDEDFEFRMAHLQYRDGDWYLHASMRNVEADEETSESESKHRTVLGVDLGVNNLAVASTGRFWSADEFNHWRREYEKRRASLQQCGSRHAHENIESVGQKEYGRFEIHLHTAANELIEEAVSNDCSHIVFEELTHIRENIPEATWQHVWAFRRLYQYVDYKAKEHGVEVAQVDPRNTSKRCSTCGFTHDDNRDRESFECQQCGYENHADYNASKNIGLQYLRRRQNADDGGAPVDVRLNRGTLNVSGEYVPPASAEA